The sequence CAGCCGTCCGGATCGCCGTCGGCGAGGATGGCGGTTACCCCGTCGAGACCCTGCCGAGTCCCCACCACGACGACGACGTCACCGGCCGCGAAGCGGAACGAGGGCTCCGGGGAGACGATCACCTCACCGTGGCGGAGGACCGCCACGATAGAGGCGCCGGTGCGGGTACGCGCCTTCGTGTCGCCGAGTTTGCGGCCCACGTACGCCGAGGCGGCGGGGATGGCGACCTGCTCGGTCAGCAGACCGGCGGCCTGCTCCCGCAGCCCTGAGAGCTGACCGAGTAGCAGCGACGCGCCGAGGATGTCGGCGAGCGCCTCGGCCTCGTCGTCGGTCAGCGGGATGTCGGCCTGGCAGGCGTCGGGATCGTCCGGGTCGTAGAGAACGAGATCTCGTCGGCCGTTGCGGTGGGAAACCACCCCGAGTCGCCGCCCGGACTCCGTCATCAGATCGTGGCGGACACCGATCCCCGGAAGGGCAGTCTGTTCGACACGTACTCGCACGTGGACAAGGCTACCGCGTGCGCTGGGTCGGGATGATCGAGTGGGATGCGGAGCCAGCGCGGTGGAGATACCCCCGAACGGGTGACTCACTTCACACTGCCAAAGTTGAGCGGAATAGGCTCAACTTTGGCAGTGTCCGTACCAGTGGACACGCCGACCCCCCGGGGGAGCCCATGAACACCGAACGTCTCACCACGAAGAGCCGCGAGGCCATCACCGGCGCCGTCACCCTCGCTGGTCAGCGCGGACACGCCACCGTGGAGCCCTGGCACCTACTGCTGTCCCTGTTGGAC comes from Salinispora tropica CNB-440 and encodes:
- a CDS encoding cation:proton antiporter regulatory subunit → MRVRVEQTALPGIGVRHDLMTESGRRLGVVSHRNGRRDLVLYDPDDPDACQADIPLTDDEAEALADILGASLLLGQLSGLREQAAGLLTEQVAIPAASAYVGRKLGDTKARTRTGASIVAVLRHGEVIVSPEPSFRFAAGDVVVVVGTRQGLDGVTAILADGDPDG